The genomic stretch AGGTCCGAGCCCGGTGGCCGAGGAAAAGTTCAGGTGGATGTACCGCCATCGGGCGGGAATCAAACCGCCATGACCGTTGTCCACCGATTGAGCAAAGCACAAACGAGGCCACCGTGATGAACATCCCGATTCCAGCCGAAACGCCTGACCCGAATATCGATAAACCCACCCTGCCGCCGAGCGAGCCTGCCCCCATTCCCGAGCAGGAGCCGCCAGAAAGCGTACCGCCAGCCAAGGAAGAACCGCCCACGACGACGCCACCGATTATCGTGTAGCACCGGTTTCGGGTGCCGCTATCGCGCGCGTCACCCCATGAACAGCAGCGTTCGACCAGGAGCAGACCATGCCCATCCGTATCGAAAACCAGACCTGTTATTTCAAGATCGACGACAGCGGTGAAGAACAAAGCCGCAGCGTGCTGCAAGTGAAGGTGATCACCGACAGTGACAAAGCCATGTCAGCCGTCGAGATTGACGGCCAGCGTATCTACATCACCGAGGCAGAAGCCGACGCCCTGACCGTCGCCGGCGCCATTGACGGACGCAAGCACCTCAAGGCCAGTACCGGTGATTCGGTGATTTGATTGATCTGGATCAGCATGCCGTAGGCACTGTTGATCCAGGCGCCGGCCCCAAGGCTTGCAGGGTGCTGCACATTGTCGCAGCGCCCCCTGTAAAAACCATCTGATCCGCTTTTTATCGATTTACCTGAGTCTGTTATGCAAACAGATCGCGTCGCATAGTTCATCCGCCTGATGGAGGCTGATGAGCGAAAGACCATGAGCGATAGAATCCCCGTCCGATTAGTAGAAAATTTCGAGCCTGCACATCCAAAGAAGATGAAGGCCAAATCCAGCGACAACCAGATTCACACCCGCAGTTTCACCGGCCTGTTCCGCACCTTGCGCATAAGCGGTGCAGGCTTTTTGTTCCTGGCGTTTTTTGGCACCGTGTGGCTGAACTGGGACTCGCGCCAGGCAGTGCTATGGGACCTGGCTGAAAGCAAGTTCCATATTTTTGGGGCAACCTTCTGGCCTCAGGACTTCATCCTATTGTCGGCATTGTTGATCATCTGTGCCTTTGGGCTGTTTGCGATCACGGTGTTCGCCGGCCGCGTCT from Pseudomonas fluorescens encodes the following:
- a CDS encoding DUF3203 family protein, which encodes MPIRIENQTCYFKIDDSGEEQSRSVLQVKVITDSDKAMSAVEIDGQRIYITEAEADALTVAGAIDGRKHLKASTGDSVI